The DNA window ATTTATTATCCCTCCACAGCTTTTAATACTTCTTCAACAAAGTTTGGTTCTGGATATGCACCAATAAATTCGCCTTTTACAACCCATTCACCATTTTCAAATACTTCTATAACTGTATGTGGAACAGAACTTACATTATGTTTCATTGAAATTTCATGGAATTCATTAGCTTCGATCATTTCACCATTTATATTTTCATTTATCATTGCAGCTTGATGAGCGGATAAAACAGCTCTTGGGCAATATGGACATGTAGGAGTAACAAATACTCTTAATCTCATTTTTTTATCGATACTTTTTAATTTATTTACAGTATCTTCTGAAAATTCTACTTCACCATTTTTTGATAAGGAAATTAAATCTTGTAGTAATGTACTAAATTCATGTCCTGAAGGAATTCCGTAAAATCTTACACCTAAATCTGA is part of the Marinitoga hydrogenitolerans DSM 16785 genome and encodes:
- the pdo gene encoding protein disulfide oxidoreductase, with protein sequence MEKLLDEKTLEQVKDLLSEMKGRVKILFFEKENCEYCDVTKQLYTELKEGVENVDLDIYDINSPIAEEYDIDKTLAPATVILASNGSDLGVRFYGIPSGHEFSTLLQDLISLSKNGEVEFSEDTVNKLKSIDKKMRLRVFVTPTCPYCPRAVLSAHQAAMINENINGEMIEANEFHEISMKHNVSSVPHTVIEVFENGEWVVKGEFIGAYPEPNFVEEVLKAVEG